Proteins encoded within one genomic window of Humulus lupulus chromosome 1, drHumLupu1.1, whole genome shotgun sequence:
- the LOC133818592 gene encoding uncharacterized protein LOC133818592: MMKALDTQVGQLANTMKNQMSISFPSDIEKNPKECNAINLRSVKELEAPIVEKEEVEEIPKKSENEESKPNEEIPKKDPLVEIYEQFKKFLNIFRKIHINIPFVDALEQMPNYAKFMKEVISKKRKLEDYEMAKLTEKCSAIIKRQLPEKLKDPRSFTIPCVIGELHIEKALCDLGASINLIPLFIFQKLNLREVTPTTISLQLADHFLMYPRGIIEDVLVRIDRFIFSVDFVVLDIEEDQEIPIILLRPFLATGKALIDVHDGNLNLRVNCEEVKFNIINAKKFPKEQAYCKRVDVVTPCLRDFFKNMFCNDLLELCLTTLISKEDLGA, from the exons ATGATGAAGGCATTGGACACACAAGTGGGTCAATTGGCCAATACTATGAAGAATCAAATGTCTATATCTTTTCCTAGTGACATAGAGAAGAATCCAAAAGAGTGTAATGCCATTAATTTGAGGAGTGTAAAAGAATTGGAAGCTCCTATTGTTGAAAAGGAAGAGGTTGAGGAAATCCCCAAGAAGAGTGAGAATGAAGAAAGCAAGCCAAATGAGGAGATTCCAAAGAAAGATCCATTGGTG GAAATTTATGAGCAATTCAAGAAGTTTCTGAATATTTTCAGGAAAATCCATATCAACATTCCTTTTGTGGATGCTCTTGAACAAATGCCTAACTATGCTAAGTTTATGAAGGAGGTGATATCTAAGAAGCGTAAGTTAGAGGATTATGAGATGGCGAAGCTAACAGAAAAATGTAGTGCCATTATCAAGAGACAACTACCGGAAAAGTTGAAAGATCCAAGGAGTTTTACTATTCCATGTGTAATTGGTGAGCTACATATTGAGAAGGCCTTgtgtgatttgggtgctagtatTAATCTAATACCTCTCTTTATCTTTCAAAAGCTCAATCTTAGAGAGGTCACACCAACTACTATTTCATTACAATTGGCGGATCATTTTTTAATGTATCCTAGAGGTATCATTGAGGATGTATTAGTGAGGATTGATAGATTCATTTTTTCGGTTGACTTTGTTGTGCTTGACATTGAGGAAGACCAAGAAATTCCCATAATCTTGTTAAGACCTTTTCTTGCAACCGGAAAAGCTTTGATTGATGTCCATGATGGTAACTTGAATCTAAGGGTGAATTGTGAAGAAGTAAAGTTCAATATTATTAATGCCAAGAAGTTTCCCAAGGAGCAAGCATATTGTAAGAGAGTGGATGTAGTTACTCCATGTTTGAGAGACTTTTTCAAGAACATGTTTTGTAATGACCTTTTGGAATTATGTTTGACAACACTGATTTCTAAGGAGGACCTTGGGGCATGA